One Spiroplasma sp. NBRC 100390 DNA window includes the following coding sequences:
- a CDS encoding cell division protein SepF has protein sequence MSIFKKKPKSIYDSQPRIDFNDTAVEPIVQTDHKEEQATPASTVPFRKVTFDAPEPARNVTSSETSSTMSTGFVADSYNDAPKMADLLLNKGQLVVHLEKLSKEERVRLLDFMTGVMYAFDGDVQKLEHKTYQFTITKDA, from the coding sequence ATGAGTATTTTTAAGAAAAAACCCAAAAGTATTTACGATTCTCAGCCCCGCATTGATTTTAATGACACTGCTGTTGAACCAATTGTCCAAACTGACCACAAAGAAGAACAAGCCACTCCAGCATCAACTGTTCCTTTCCGAAAGGTTACTTTTGATGCGCCAGAACCAGCGCGAAACGTGACTAGTAGTGAAACTAGTTCAACGATGAGCACTGGTTTTGTTGCGGATAGTTATAATGACGCTCCAAAAATGGCGGACTTATTATTGAACAAAGGACAGTTAGTTGTTCATTTGGAAAAGTTATCAAAAGAAGAGCGTGTTCGCTTGTTAGATTTTATGACCGGGGTAATGTATGCATTTGATGGTGATGTTCAAAAGTTAGAACATAAAACTTATCAATTTACGATTACAAAAGATGCTTAA
- the ftsZ gene encoding cell division protein FtsZ has protein sequence MDNFDNYEQVASIKVIGIGGAGNNAVNRMIEAGVQGVEFIVANTDAQIISVSKSKNKIVLGKETSKGLGAGANPDVGRQAAIESAEEIKEALKGADMVFVAAGMGGGTGTGAAPIIAKIAKEQGALTVGIITTPFSFEGRARNSYAIQGTEELRKHVDSLIIISNDRLLEVIGGVPLKDSFKEADNILRQGVQTITDLIAVPSLINLDFADIKTVMKSKGNALFGIGIGSGKDKAIEAANKAIISPLLEASIRGAKDAIINVTGGNTLTLNDANDAVDIVKQAIGGEVNIIFGTAVNEHLDDEMIVTVIATGFDEDENFLNPENNYRASMEEYEEPAPKATPRGDADEGEEDQEVVRKRPSYFNSLQENAGRETANANRRINAWKEHVNENNRSADNDSDDDDDDLPPFVRRSW, from the coding sequence ATGGACAATTTTGATAATTATGAACAAGTTGCGTCAATAAAGGTCATTGGAATTGGTGGAGCTGGTAATAATGCTGTTAATAGGATGATTGAAGCTGGAGTCCAAGGAGTGGAATTTATTGTTGCGAATACTGATGCCCAAATTATTAGTGTTTCAAAATCAAAAAATAAAATCGTATTAGGAAAAGAAACATCAAAAGGACTTGGTGCTGGTGCAAATCCTGATGTTGGACGTCAAGCAGCGATTGAATCAGCAGAGGAAATCAAGGAAGCTTTAAAAGGAGCTGATATGGTTTTTGTTGCCGCTGGAATGGGTGGTGGAACCGGAACTGGAGCAGCTCCAATTATTGCAAAAATTGCAAAAGAGCAAGGCGCATTAACAGTCGGAATTATTACGACCCCATTTTCTTTTGAAGGACGTGCTCGTAACAGTTATGCGATTCAAGGAACGGAAGAATTACGCAAACATGTTGATTCATTAATTATTATTTCAAATGACCGTTTATTAGAAGTCATTGGGGGAGTGCCATTGAAAGATTCCTTCAAAGAGGCGGATAATATTTTGCGGCAAGGAGTACAAACAATTACCGATTTAATTGCGGTACCATCATTAATTAACTTAGACTTTGCCGATATTAAAACGGTAATGAAAAGCAAAGGTAATGCTTTATTCGGGATTGGAATTGGTTCTGGGAAAGACAAAGCAATTGAAGCTGCTAACAAGGCGATTATTTCACCATTATTAGAAGCTTCAATTCGTGGGGCAAAAGATGCAATTATTAATGTTACTGGTGGAAACACATTAACGTTAAACGATGCGAATGATGCTGTTGATATTGTTAAACAAGCAATTGGTGGGGAAGTTAATATTATTTTTGGAACAGCTGTTAATGAGCATTTAGATGATGAAATGATTGTAACAGTTATTGCAACAGGGTTTGATGAAGATGAAAATTTTCTAAACCCCGAAAATAATTATCGTGCTTCAATGGAAGAGTATGAAGAACCTGCACCAAAAGCAACCCCGCGTGGAGATGCTGATGAAGGCGAAGAGGATCAAGAAGTTGTGCGTAAGCGCCCAAGTTATTTTAATAGTTTACAAGAAAATGCTGGTCGTGAAACGGCAAATGCAAACCGTCGAATTAATGCGTGGAAAGAACATGTCAATGAAAATAATCGCTCAGCTGATAATGATAGTGATGATGACGATGATGATTTACCACCATTTGTTCGTCGTAGTTGATAA